Genomic DNA from Candidatus Zixiibacteriota bacterium:
CGGCTGCGACTCTCCCCCGCAGGAGGCGGAGAAGGTCGCTAAGCTCGGCGAACTCTGCGCCCTGGTCCGCAAGGACGGCGACCGTCTGGTGATCCTCGGCGACCTGTTCGATTTCTGGTTCGAGTACAAGCACGCTATCCCGAAAGAGCACACCGATGTCCTGCTGATGTTGCGGGATCTGGTCAAGCGAGGCATCCGTATTGACTATGTCAGCGGCAATCATGATTTCTGGATGGACGACTACTTTGAGAGACAGATCGGGTTGTTTCTGCACCGAGACAAACTCGATCTGAAACACGCCGGCCTCCGTTTTCACATGACCCATGGCGACGGCCTCGCCCGTGCTGACCGGGGATACCGCGTTTTGAAGCGTGTGCTGCGTAATCCGGTTAATGTCTGGTTATACCGAAAACTCCCACCCGACTGGGCGATCCCTCTGGCCAAGTGGGTATCGGGTTCATCGCGAGATCACACCTCGAAGCGCGATCACACTTTCGCTCCGGACTATGAACAGTATGCCGAGAGCAAACTTCGCGAAGGGTACGATGTCGTAATGATCGGCCATTTGCACATTCCCACGCATAAAAAGCTCGGCGCCGGAATCTATGTGAATACCGGCGATTTCATTCGGCACTTTTCGTACGTGCGGGTGGATGATGCAGGTGTGGAGCTCAAGTACATGAGGGCTTTGTAGGTCGAAACCCCTGCGGTTTTGACTTCATCACTCAGGATCGTAGGTCGGGTTCGCCCGGGTTGACCGGCTGAGCGGGCGAACCCGACATCCGCTGTGGCGATCGGCAGGCCTCGGAGCCTGCCGCCAGCATAATAGTCAGCCTTCGACAGGCTCAGGGTGACTTGAGAGTCGACGGGCTCGAAGCAAACCCGCCCCACGAAACTAAAAGACTCTGCTCTTCCCCCGTCATGCCCGACCCGGTCGGCCATCCATGGCCACTCGCGTCCGACGCACGTGCCCCGCTACACGAGAGATGCAACCGTTCGCCCTCAACCTTCGGCAGGGACGGAGCCCTGCCGATCGAAAAACGGGACACATCTCTCAATCAAACATGGCTCCGGCTTGCCGGCAAATGGCTCCTCTCTCTGCCAGCCGGTTTTGCCGGTGGCGCGAAAGCGCTCGAGGCGGCGGATCGTGATTTCCGCGAAGATAGGATCTATATCGATGGTAATGCAGCGGCGACCCAGTCGCTCACAGGCCAGCAAAGTCGTGCCCGAGTGCGCGAAGAAATCTATCACTGTGCCGCCCGGTTGCGATGAGGCCGCGATGATTCGCTCGATCGCCTTCAGCGGCTTCTGCGCGTAGCAGCCCGGCACGTTTTCCTCCATGCGGTAGAATACCTGCTGGATATCGACCC
This window encodes:
- a CDS encoding site-specific DNA-methyltransferase; amino-acid sequence: MDITYDLLAENSALYVWLGADQKRHFQPLPQFMAMMAETPFESRSFITMRNQRGYGTPKNWMAVRQELLYYTKGEPSFEVQYTDIPKILRGYYKDVGGSRTENLERSHSECIRPGNVWVDIQQVFYRMEENVPGCYAQKPLKAIERIIAASSQPGGTVIDFFAHSGTTLLACERLGRRCITIDIDPIFAEITIRRLERFRATGKTGWQREEPFAGKPEPCLIERCVPFFDRQGSVPAEG
- a CDS encoding UDP-2,3-diacylglucosamine diphosphatase; amino-acid sequence: MALYVFSDAHLGCDSPPQEAEKVAKLGELCALVRKDGDRLVILGDLFDFWFEYKHAIPKEHTDVLLMLRDLVKRGIRIDYVSGNHDFWMDDYFERQIGLFLHRDKLDLKHAGLRFHMTHGDGLARADRGYRVLKRVLRNPVNVWLYRKLPPDWAIPLAKWVSGSSRDHTSKRDHTFAPDYEQYAESKLREGYDVVMIGHLHIPTHKKLGAGIYVNTGDFIRHFSYVRVDDAGVELKYMRAL